A region of Brassica napus cultivar Da-Ae unplaced genomic scaffold, Da-Ae ScsIHWf_1206;HRSCAF=1726, whole genome shotgun sequence DNA encodes the following proteins:
- the LOC106421554 gene encoding uncharacterized protein LOC106421554: MAQAVTSGLMIDWGQISRRFQELRNSILAIDAPQPESGRDVMLWRHEVDDYRDTFSSSKTWDQLRLKRNKVGWYRVVWFPQGVPRYFFITWLAIKNRLSTGDRMRHWGMIQGCELFGERDEIRDHMYFSCPYSYTIWEAPAHKLVGSCVSPDWQWTLQRLSTGNGH; encoded by the exons ATGGCACAAGCTGTCACTTCTGGTTTGATGATTGATTGG GGGCAGATAAGTAGGCGCTTTCAAGAGTTACGTAACAGCATTCTGGCTATAGATGCTCCTCAGCCTGAGAGCGGAAGAGATGTAATGCTTTGGAGACACGAGGTTGATGACTACAGAGATACTTTTTCTTCATCCAAAACTTGGGATCAACTGAGATTGAAGCGCAATAAGGTGGGATGGTATAGAGTGGTTTGGTTCCCACAAGGAGTTCCCCGCTACTTTTTTATCACTTGGCTGGCCATTAAGAATAGGCTTTCTACGGGTGATCGTATGAGACACTGGGGAATGATTCAAGGATGTGAACTGTTTGGAGAAAGAGATGAGATAAGAGACCATATGTACTTTTCATGTCCCTATTCCTACACGATATGGGAGGCTCCTGCTCATAAACTTGTGGGTTCTTGTGTTAGCCCAGACTGGCAGTGGACATTGCAGCGTCTGTCTACAGGCAATGGGCACTAA
- the LOC106370157 gene encoding uncharacterized protein LOC106370157, with protein sequence MVMKRDLRVEEENMCTSLLTAFFVLSMACLKHFYSISYLIEQWRSLVFLLLNLVLLAVYFTSTRPICGETHHNFKARRRGTLRKSKKAKKTRGVEEPACSVVVEPKEVIKNCIVEETKSVCPESEETVKDCLLHKDSVDFHEKEAEFEPGRLSNEELNERVEAFITTFRQHLVLDARRGRDRETNQKMRTKETDISILGREVTCSV encoded by the coding sequence ATGGTGATGAAGAGAGACCTTAGAGTGGAGGAAGAGAACATGTGTACGTCGCTGTTGACTGCATTTTTTGTTCTCTCTATGGCTTGTCTAAAACATTTCTACTCTATTTCTTATTTAATCGAACAATGGCGTTCGTTAGTGTTTCTACTCCTCAACCTCGTCCTCTTAGCCGTTTACTTCACATCGACTCGTCCTATTTGCGGCGAAACTCATCACAATTTCAAGGCTCGTCGAAGAGGTACGTTGAGGAAGAGTAAGAAGGCCAAGAAGACAAGGGGAGTGGAGGAACCAGCTTGTTCCGTTGTCGTGGAGCCTAAGGAAGTTATCAAGAACTGTATCGTGGAGGAGACGAAAAGTGTTTGTCCCGAGTCCGAGGAAACTGTGAAAGATTGCTTGCTTCACAAGGATTCAGTAGACTTTCATGAAAAAGAAGCTGAGTTTGAGCCAGGGAGGTTATCAAACGAGGAGCTGAACGAGAGAGTAGAGGCCTTCATCACAACGTTCAGGCAACATTTGGTGCTTGATGCAAGAAGAGGTAGAGACAGAGAAACTAACCAGAAGATGCGAACAAAAGAGACTGACATTAGCATTTTAGGTCGGGAGGTCACTTGTTCTGTTTAA